Proteins co-encoded in one Amblyraja radiata isolate CabotCenter1 chromosome 24, sAmbRad1.1.pri, whole genome shotgun sequence genomic window:
- the ppil1 gene encoding peptidyl-prolyl cis-trans isomerase-like 1 isoform X1 codes for MSGMSGDTWQPSNLTLETTMGNIMLELYWKHAPKTCRNFAELARRGYFNDTKFHRVITGFVIQGGDPTGTGRGGSSIYGKHFEDEIHKDLKFTGAGILAMANAGPGTNGSQFFITLGPTPLLDGKHTIFGRVCHGLSVTKRIELVETNREDRPVDDVIIVKADISELS; via the exons ATGTCGGGGATGTCTGGGGATACATGGCAGCCGTCCAACCTCACACTGGAAACCAC TATGGGGAACATAATGCTGGAGCTGTACTGGAAGCATGCACCAAAAACCTGCAGAAACTTTgctgagctggctcgaaggggttaTTTCAATGACACAAAGTTCCACCGAGTGATCACTGGTTTTGTGATTCAAGGAGGAGACCCAACAGGAACAG GTAGAGGAGGGTCATCTATATATGGAAAACATTTTGAGGATGAAATACATAAGGATTTAAAATTCACAG GCGCAGGGATCCTTGCCATGGCGAATGCAGGCCCAGGTACAAATGGCAGCCAGTTTTTTATAACTCTGGGACCTACACCACTGCTGGACGGCAAACACACAATCTTTGGGCGTGTCTGCCATGGATTGTCAGTCACGAAACGTATCGAACTTGTTGAGACCAACCGTGAAGACCGACCTGTGGATGATGTAATAATTGTAAAAGCTGATATAAGCGAATTAAGTTAA
- the ppil1 gene encoding peptidyl-prolyl cis-trans isomerase-like 1 isoform X2, with product MGNIMLELYWKHAPKTCRNFAELARRGYFNDTKFHRVITGFVIQGGDPTGTGRGGSSIYGKHFEDEIHKDLKFTGAGILAMANAGPGTNGSQFFITLGPTPLLDGKHTIFGRVCHGLSVTKRIELVETNREDRPVDDVIIVKADISELS from the exons ATGGGGAACATAATGCTGGAGCTGTACTGGAAGCATGCACCAAAAACCTGCAGAAACTTTgctgagctggctcgaaggggttaTTTCAATGACACAAAGTTCCACCGAGTGATCACTGGTTTTGTGATTCAAGGAGGAGACCCAACAGGAACAG GTAGAGGAGGGTCATCTATATATGGAAAACATTTTGAGGATGAAATACATAAGGATTTAAAATTCACAG GCGCAGGGATCCTTGCCATGGCGAATGCAGGCCCAGGTACAAATGGCAGCCAGTTTTTTATAACTCTGGGACCTACACCACTGCTGGACGGCAAACACACAATCTTTGGGCGTGTCTGCCATGGATTGTCAGTCACGAAACGTATCGAACTTGTTGAGACCAACCGTGAAGACCGACCTGTGGATGATGTAATAATTGTAAAAGCTGATATAAGCGAATTAAGTTAA